From Cinclus cinclus chromosome 2, bCinCin1.1, whole genome shotgun sequence, one genomic window encodes:
- the CDX2 gene encoding homeobox protein CDX-2: MYVSYLLEKDGPMYPGPVRHSGGLNLAAQNFVGAPQYADYGGYHVNLDGAQSPGPAWPAPYAAPLRDDWGTYGQGAPPAAGAVHGLNGGSPAAPMAYSPADYHHHHHHPHAHHHAGPAPHCSAAGVMQPLNAASAAASAAPEPLSPGGQRRGLCEWMRKPAQPPLSSQVKTRTKDKYRVVYTDHQRLELEKEFHYSRYITIRRKAELASNLGLSERQVKIWFQNRRAKERKINKKKLQQAQPGGAEPLSPSASLQGPAAGAAASGLGPAAPQ; this comes from the exons ATGTACGTGAGCTACCTCCTGGAGAAGGACGGGCCCATGTACCCCGGCCCGGTGCGGCACTCGGGGGGGCTCAACCTGGCGGCGCAGAACTTCGTTGGTGCCCCGCAGTATGCGGACTACGGCGGGTACCATGTGAACCTCGACGGCGCCCAGTCCCCCGGGCCGGCCTGGCCCGCGCCCTACGCCGCCCCGCTCCGCGACGACTGGGGTACCTATGGCCAAGGGGCGCCGCCGGCCGCCGGCGCCGTCCACGGCCTCAACGGGGGCTCCCCCGCCGCCCCCATGGCCTACAGCCCCGCCgactaccaccaccaccaccaccacccgcACGCCCACCACCACGCCGGCCCCGCGCCCCACTGCTCCGCCGCCGGGGTCATGCAGCCCCTCAACGCCGCCAGCGCGGCCGCCAGCGCCGCCCCCGAGCCGCTGTCCCCCGGTGGGCAGCGCCGCGGCCTCTGCGAGTGGATGAGGAAGCCGGCGCAGCCCCCCCTCAGCAGCCAGG TTAAAACCAGGACGAAAGACAAGTACCGCGTTGTGTACACCGACCACcagaggctggagctggagaaggagttTCACTACAGCCGCTACATCACCATCAGGAGAAAAGCGGAGCTGGCCTCCAACCTGGGGCTGTCGGAGAGGCAG GTGAAAATCTGGTTCCAGAATAGGCGGGCGAAGGAGAGGAAGATCAACAAGAAGAAGCTGCAGCAGGCGCAACCCGGCGGTGCGGAGCCCCTCAGCCCCAGCGCCTCCTTGCAGGGTcccgcggcgggggcggccgcCTCTGGGCTgggccccgccgccccgcaGTGA